The Mangrovivirga cuniculi genomic sequence TCTTGCTTATAAGAATAAGTAAAATTTGTGTTTCATTCGATTTAGACTGAAAGTATGGGACTTTCTTTATAAATTTGTCTGCGATAAAAATGACACAATTATCTTAAACCGAACACAAATATGAAAGTTACTGTAGTAGGAGCGGGTAATGTTGGTGCTACTTGCGCTGATGTTCTTGCTTACCGAGAAATTGCTAACGAAGTAGTATTGTTGGATATTAAAGAAGGGGTGGCAGAAGGAAAATCCCTTGATATCTGGCAAAAATCTCCAATAAACCTGTATGACACCCGAACTATAGGTTCTACAAATGATTACTCAAAAACTGCCGGAAGTGATGTAGTTGTAATTACATCAGGCCTTCCAAGAAAGCCGGGTATGAGTCGTGATGATTTGATCGAAACTAATGCGGGCATTGTAAAACAGGTAACCGAAAATGTGGTAAAACATTCACCTGATGCAATCATTATCGTAGTATCGAATCCACTGGATGTAATGACCTACCAGGCTCACATTACTTCTGAATTCCCAAGAACGAAGGTTATGGGAATGGCTGGTATCCTTGATACAGCAAGATACAGAGCTTTCCTTGCAGAGGAATTAAATGTTTCTCCAAAGGATATTCAGGCTGTATTAATGGGAGGTCATGGTGATACCATGGTTCCACTTCCAAGATACACTACTGTTGGAGGTATTCCTGTTACAGAGCTTATCGATAAAAGTAAACTTGATGAGATCATCGAAAGAACTAAATTCGGTGGTGGTGAACTTGTTAAGTTAATGGGGACTTCAGCATGGTACGCTCCGGGATCGGCAGCAGCTCAAATGGTTGAGGCTATCGTTCGTGATCAGAGAAGAGTATTCCCTGTTTGTGTGAAATTAGATGGTGAATATGGTATCGATGACGTTTATCTTGGAGTACCTGTTATTCTAGGAAAAAATGGTATCGAAAAAGTGATAGAACTTGATCTTAATGATGATGAGAAAAAACTTCTTGAAGAATCAAGAAATCACGTTAAAGAAGTGATGCAAGTATTGGATAGCAAGAGATAATTAATCTTGCTTAGATAAAACAAAAAAAACCGCCCTTTTCGGCGGTTTTTTTGTTACTGGAGAAGTAGAACATCTCCTACCTTTGTTGTTTCTTCATTATTATTAAAAACTGCCCTTATCTTATACACATACACATCTTCCTGGCATAATTTATCTTTATAATAACCATCCCAGCCTTGTTTAGTGCTAAAGCTTTCAAACAATAACTCACCCCACTTATTGAATATTTGTAATTGATATTCTTTCACACCTTCTATCAAAGGCCTGAATATGTCGTTTCTTCCAACTTCACCATCCACATATCCTCCGGAAGGCCCGGTAGGGTCAGGACTGAATACGTTTGGTACTCTGAACCTACCCGTTGTAATGGTTTCTACAGCTCCCTCTATTGTTAGAGTATCTGCACAACCATTTTCACTTTGTGCAATAAGGGTGATGGTATAATCACCCTCCGTTTCATATTGATGAACAGGATTTGTTTGTGTAGAGGTATTTCCATCACCAAAATCCCAGAAGTATGAGGTAGCATTAGTACTTCTGTTAATAAAAGTAGCCTCATCATCCGGCAGGTAAACAGGGAATGGCCTTATTACAAAATCAGCATATGGAGTTTCCAGGACTTCGATTTTTTGTTCCGAAACTAAAACATCTTCTCCAAAATCTGAGGAGGCTGTCAGGCTGACCTCGTAAATACCAGGTGATCTGTAAGAGTGTATCGGATCAATTTCTGCAGATGTATTTCCATCTCCAAAATCCCATAGATAATTCGTGGCATTTTCTGATAAGTTTGTAAAATATACTGTTAATGGTGAACAACCAACCCATGGTTCAAAAACGAAATCTGCAATAGGACCAGATGGAGAAATTGTTACTTGCTGAGAGATTTGTTCAATACATCCTCCGTCACTTACTGTTAACGTAATAATGTAATTACCAGCCTCTGCATAGGTATGTGTGCCCGGAGCATAACCTGTAACTATCGTTCCATCTCCAAAATCCCATTCATAGCTTAATTCGCTACTTTGAGTAGAATTGTTGATTAAAGATACTGTTGCATTTGGATATATCTGGTTCTCCGGAGTGGCGCTAAATGCAGCCATGAAATTAGTCTGAGCAGGAATCGTGAATGTTTGTTCTTCTGTACTGCTTTTACATAATGTGGAATTAGTTGTGGTGAGGCGAACAGTAATCGTTTTATCAGCTTCACCTGCAGCAGGACGCACATATGTTTGCTCAATGAAATCCTGATCATTTGGAGGGAAAAATGAATTACCCTCATTAATGATCTCCCAGGTATATTGATATAATCCCTTCTGATCTGCATCATATATTACAGTATATTCTGTACAAGTAATCTCAGGTTCTGAAATTGTAAATGTTCCAGAAGGAATAGGGTTAATTCTGATCAGCATAGAGTTTCCTCTAAAACAAACACCGGTTTTTGCAGCTTCAACATAGACTCTGTATACTTTAGCTATTTGTTCTGAATTAGAGAATTCATAACTAAAAGATGGATTGGTTCCGCTATTTGTTACAGTATACAGCTGGTTACCTGTGTCTTCATCATAGACCGTCCAGGTATAAGTATCAGGTGAAAGTGACTGAGTTTCCGGAGTAACACTAAAGTTATAGGTCTGAGGAGAGCAATTGTTGGCATTTGGATCATAATCTGAACTAACAAAGCTGGTAACAGGTGCAGGAGATACCGAAATACTTAAACTATTAGATCGATTGATACATCCCTGAGCAGAAACTGCTTCCATATAAACCTCATAAACCAGGTTTGAACCTGTATCATTTATAAAAATTTCATTAAATGATGAAGTATAACCACTAACACCAGGTTCTCTGGTTGCAAATAATTCAGGCCCTGAACCAGAATCCCTATACCACCTGTATTCATTGATTGTAGCTGTCTGGGTGGCATGGGAAGTATTATTTAGAGTTACTTCCAGGTCACTACATCCGGAAAGAGTATTAGCAGATATTGCAGACTGCGGCTGTGGGTTGATAGTTAACGCCTGTGTGAATAT encodes the following:
- the mdh gene encoding malate dehydrogenase, producing the protein MKVTVVGAGNVGATCADVLAYREIANEVVLLDIKEGVAEGKSLDIWQKSPINLYDTRTIGSTNDYSKTAGSDVVVITSGLPRKPGMSRDDLIETNAGIVKQVTENVVKHSPDAIIIVVSNPLDVMTYQAHITSEFPRTKVMGMAGILDTARYRAFLAEELNVSPKDIQAVLMGGHGDTMVPLPRYTTVGGIPVTELIDKSKLDEIIERTKFGGGELVKLMGTSAWYAPGSAAAQMVEAIVRDQRRVFPVCVKLDGEYGIDDVYLGVPVILGKNGIEKVIELDLNDDEKKLLEESRNHVKEVMQVLDSKR
- a CDS encoding PKD domain-containing protein, with protein sequence MENRQNKVLGLLLFIFFAVSPNYLYSQTCNVEPGSDFLTSSSGCAPFEVRLMLRYLNSTAGTMYYVDWGDGSPIETYQQTDDYSAAANNGTIIEHTYASSPTDCGYIINIDAENTACPFGSIEPLQIPVVVWTEDEPAVAPNTYRVCAGYAADITFEDNSNWNCNPRPTRENAASRWGQWIYGTGDATNRIPGIAVGGSAPAFPYKTDVTPIYPIDDLAQTSDVISVPATTNADIGKEFEITWRNWNQCNAYDNDVTDGNGLNPVTGDMIDGDNDPVVASGRVVIVESPEPDFVTRKGDASGALSDLFCIDDPVYFDNETPPIAGAGYWYTWEFFDDNTGTNSLGTSNDENPTFSFSNPGQKLITYKVRDINAAGNCEVEIQKVITISPTAVANINLEDVSGNPVSENQFCIDSQEGTVQELVFVDGTQNIDANTRWKWEFFDQNGNLINSYPSTGFSDTQLGPFNRIFDQKGNYLVRLTTKDAGTNCESIDEKSITFYDTPQPDFSATGSCSGEDVLFADASTYDALASEGIISYEWDFDYDGTTFNADQTSSNGDDVTYNYTSSGMYTAALRVTTDGAGCAKIFTQALTINPQPQSAISANTLSGCSDLEVTLNNTSHATQTATINEYRWYRDSGSGPELFATREPGVSGYTSSFNEIFINDTGSNLVYEVYMEAVSAQGCINRSNSLSISVSPAPVTSFVSSDYDPNANNCSPQTYNFSVTPETQSLSPDTYTWTVYDEDTGNQLYTVTNSGTNPSFSYEFSNSEQIAKVYRVYVEAAKTGVCFRGNSMLIRINPIPSGTFTISEPEITCTEYTVIYDADQKGLYQYTWEIINEGNSFFPPNDQDFIEQTYVRPAAGEADKTITVRLTTTNSTLCKSSTEEQTFTIPAQTNFMAAFSATPENQIYPNATVSLINNSTQSSELSYEWDFGDGTIVTGYAPGTHTYAEAGNYIITLTVSDGGCIEQISQQVTISPSGPIADFVFEPWVGCSPLTVYFTNLSENATNYLWDFGDGNTSAEIDPIHSYRSPGIYEVSLTASSDFGEDVLVSEQKIEVLETPYADFVIRPFPVYLPDDEATFINRSTNATSYFWDFGDGNTSTQTNPVHQYETEGDYTITLIAQSENGCADTLTIEGAVETITTGRFRVPNVFSPDPTGPSGGYVDGEVGRNDIFRPLIEGVKEYQLQIFNKWGELLFESFSTKQGWDGYYKDKLCQEDVYVYKIRAVFNNNEETTKVGDVLLLQ